A section of the Candidatus Methylomirabilota bacterium genome encodes:
- a CDS encoding DUF2939 domain-containing protein → MSSRALCGLLAAATLVLALLLVWYYLMGAPQYSLYRFALAIDAHDAAAAERFVDVDRVALAASDVIVAEYLRSNAKAANAIEGLGQGAARSVAGQAMKPLVAARVRSEIRKMAETGGLGPGVLVLPAGMVVAFREFAVERNAADAWLTYTDPRRGQTRFRMSQQPDRSWRITEFDPAWVRHHLKDGSAG, encoded by the coding sequence GTGTCGAGCAGAGCCCTTTGCGGCCTGCTGGCCGCGGCCACGCTCGTTCTCGCCTTGCTCCTCGTCTGGTACTACCTGATGGGCGCCCCGCAGTACTCGCTCTACCGCTTCGCACTCGCGATCGACGCTCACGACGCGGCGGCGGCGGAGCGCTTCGTCGACGTCGACCGCGTCGCCCTTGCCGCCAGCGACGTGATCGTCGCGGAGTACCTCCGGTCGAATGCCAAGGCCGCGAACGCCATCGAGGGCCTCGGGCAGGGCGCGGCGCGCTCCGTGGCGGGGCAGGCGATGAAGCCCCTGGTGGCCGCCCGCGTGCGCAGCGAGATCCGGAAGATGGCCGAGACCGGCGGGCTGGGCCCCGGTGTTCTGGTGCTGCCTGCCGGCATGGTTGTGGCCTTCCGCGAGTTCGCCGTCGAGCGGAACGCGGCGGATGCCTGGCTGACCTACACGGACCCGCGCCGTGGACAGACCAGGTTCAGGATGAGCCAGCAGCCGGACCGCTCGTGGAGGATTACGGAGT